One genomic region from Jiangella sp. DSM 45060 encodes:
- a CDS encoding epoxide hydrolase family protein, giving the protein MTDETLTPQPFAPRATAAELDDLRARLRATRWPDAPEDAGWSLGTDVGYLRELVAYWADEFDWPAQEAALAELPRFRVSVGGLGIHYVHARAVAPSGPVLPLVLTHGWPDSFWRYTKVVSLLTDPAAHGADPADAFDVVVPDVPGFGYSDRPAVPLDSIAVAGLWARLMSAAGYERFGAAGGDIGSHVTRYLALDHPDRVVAVHRTDAGLPVFTGDPADLTPSERDWMRGAAAWGASEGAYAVVQRTKPQTAAAGLMDSPAGLAAWIVEKLRAWSDCDGDIERRFTKDEILTNLTIYWLTGTIGSSMRMYAANAAIAPAQLTRRIEVPSGFSIFQGDVVRPPRAWLDRTANVVRATEPPRGGHFAPFEEPELYAQELREFFRPYREVVGSGG; this is encoded by the coding sequence ATGACCGACGAGACGTTGACGCCGCAGCCGTTCGCTCCGCGGGCCACCGCCGCTGAGCTCGACGATCTGCGCGCCCGGCTGCGGGCCACGCGCTGGCCCGACGCCCCCGAGGACGCCGGCTGGTCGCTCGGCACCGACGTCGGTTACCTGCGCGAGCTGGTCGCGTACTGGGCCGACGAGTTCGACTGGCCGGCGCAGGAGGCGGCGCTGGCCGAGCTGCCGCGGTTCCGGGTGTCCGTCGGCGGGCTGGGCATCCACTACGTGCACGCCCGCGCCGTCGCGCCGTCCGGGCCGGTGCTGCCGCTGGTGCTCACGCACGGCTGGCCCGACTCCTTCTGGCGTTACACGAAGGTCGTCTCGCTGCTCACCGATCCCGCCGCCCACGGCGCCGACCCCGCCGACGCGTTCGACGTCGTGGTGCCCGACGTGCCGGGGTTCGGCTACTCCGACCGCCCGGCCGTCCCGCTCGACTCCATCGCCGTCGCCGGACTGTGGGCGCGGCTGATGAGCGCGGCCGGCTACGAACGCTTCGGCGCGGCGGGCGGCGATATCGGCAGCCACGTCACCCGCTACCTCGCGCTCGACCACCCCGATCGTGTCGTCGCGGTGCATCGCACCGACGCTGGCCTGCCGGTGTTCACCGGCGACCCGGCCGACCTCACGCCGTCCGAGCGCGACTGGATGCGCGGCGCCGCCGCCTGGGGCGCCTCGGAGGGCGCCTACGCGGTCGTGCAGCGTACGAAGCCGCAGACGGCGGCCGCCGGGCTCATGGACTCGCCGGCCGGCCTCGCCGCCTGGATCGTCGAGAAGCTGCGTGCCTGGAGCGACTGCGACGGCGACATCGAGCGGCGGTTCACGAAGGACGAGATCCTCACCAACCTCACCATCTACTGGCTCACCGGCACCATCGGCTCGTCGATGCGCATGTACGCCGCCAACGCCGCCATCGCGCCGGCGCAACTGACCCGCCGCATCGAGGTCCCGTCCGGCTTCTCCATCTTCCAGGGCGACGTCGTCCGGCCGCCGCGGGCCTGGCTCGACCGCACCGCCAACGTCGTCCGGGCCACCGAGCCGCCCCGCGGCGGTCACTTCGCGCCGTTCGAGGAGCCGGAGCTGTACGCCCAGGAGCTCCGCGAGTTCTTCCGCCCGTACCGGGAGGTGGTGGGTTCTGGAGGGTGA
- a CDS encoding AzlC family ABC transporter permease encodes MRSMYRTLRADRALARDIALVCVADAVVGLSFGAITVGEGLPVWLPMLLSVVVFAGAAQFMFVGLVASGGNPVAAVLAGLLVNVRHVVFGFTVGDVVGRGWQRAAGSHVMVDESVAFALAQPAGERRRAAYWGCGVALFACWNVGVVAGASIGTVVSDPAALGLDAAFPAVLLALVLPALRDRTTALAAGTGVAIALATAPFLQAGLPVLLALAGVVVALARPRRSEEVAA; translated from the coding sequence ATGCGTTCGATGTACCGAACACTACGCGCCGACCGGGCGCTGGCGCGGGACATCGCCCTCGTGTGTGTCGCCGACGCGGTGGTGGGCCTGTCGTTCGGCGCCATCACCGTCGGCGAGGGGTTGCCGGTGTGGCTGCCCATGCTGCTGTCGGTCGTGGTGTTCGCCGGGGCGGCGCAGTTCATGTTCGTCGGGCTGGTCGCGTCGGGCGGCAACCCGGTCGCCGCGGTGCTGGCCGGGCTGCTGGTGAACGTCCGGCACGTCGTGTTCGGCTTCACCGTCGGCGACGTGGTCGGCCGCGGCTGGCAGCGGGCCGCCGGCAGCCACGTCATGGTGGACGAGTCGGTCGCGTTCGCGCTGGCCCAGCCCGCCGGCGAGCGGCGGCGGGCGGCCTACTGGGGCTGCGGCGTCGCCCTGTTCGCCTGCTGGAACGTCGGGGTGGTGGCCGGAGCGTCGATCGGGACGGTGGTCAGCGACCCGGCCGCGCTCGGGCTGGACGCCGCGTTCCCGGCGGTGCTGCTGGCGCTGGTGCTGCCGGCGCTGCGGGACCGCACGACGGCGCTGGCGGCCGGCACCGGGGTGGCGATCGCGCTGGCCACCGCGCCGTTCCTGCAGGCCGGGCTGCCGGTGCTGCTGGCGCTGGCCGGTGTCGTCGTGGCGCTGGCGCGGCCGCGGCGGAGCGAGGAGGTGGCGGCATGA
- a CDS encoding ParA family protein has product MTTYAFWNNKGGTGKTSLCFQAICFYADSHPSERVLAIDVCPQANLSELFLGGLANEGSTRLLARQGETVRATIGGYFQLRLPAPYSPPSVNAQDFITAPSAFNPDIPTNVDLICGDPLLELQSNAISTLANNQIPGTNAWVAVVDWLRDLLADIRDDYDTIFIDCNPSFSIYTQIALSAVDRLVLPVMADDSSRRAIQNAFSLVYGLKLPSDIYQSYAFATRLMEEKRELPKVHLIAKNRITQYMGSASAYAAVLRSIDDDVTKLIGSNPDIFTFSDVAQGVVNVRDFQTTGVVAFAQGTPLYALRSGKRTVLGHRVTVHEDYRLNMVDAMSSLTSKL; this is encoded by the coding sequence ATGACGACTTACGCGTTCTGGAACAACAAGGGTGGCACCGGCAAGACCAGCCTGTGCTTCCAGGCCATCTGCTTCTATGCCGACAGTCACCCCAGCGAGCGCGTGCTCGCGATCGACGTGTGCCCACAGGCGAACCTGTCCGAGTTGTTCCTTGGCGGCCTCGCGAACGAGGGCAGCACCCGCCTACTCGCCCGCCAGGGCGAGACCGTCCGGGCCACCATCGGCGGCTACTTTCAGCTGCGCCTGCCCGCCCCCTACTCGCCGCCATCGGTCAACGCGCAGGACTTCATCACGGCGCCCTCAGCGTTCAACCCTGACATCCCCACGAACGTCGATCTGATCTGCGGCGATCCGCTGCTCGAGTTGCAGTCCAACGCGATCTCGACCCTGGCGAACAACCAGATCCCCGGCACCAACGCGTGGGTAGCGGTCGTGGATTGGCTACGCGATCTTCTCGCCGACATCCGGGACGACTACGACACGATCTTCATTGACTGCAACCCGAGCTTCTCGATCTACACCCAGATTGCATTGTCTGCGGTCGACCGTCTGGTGCTGCCCGTCATGGCGGACGACTCCTCCCGCCGCGCGATCCAGAACGCCTTCTCACTCGTTTACGGCCTGAAGCTGCCGTCGGACATCTATCAGTCTTATGCATTCGCAACGCGGCTCATGGAGGAGAAGCGGGAGCTGCCCAAGGTCCATCTGATCGCGAAGAACCGGATCACGCAGTACATGGGTTCTGCGTCGGCCTATGCCGCCGTGCTCCGCTCGATCGACGATGATGTCACCAAGCTGATCGGCAGCAACCCGGACATCTTCACGTTCAGCGATGTCGCGCAAGGTGTCGTGAACGTCCGAGACTTCCAGACGACGGGCGTCGTAGCCTTTGCCCAAGGCACACCGCTCTACGCGCTCAGGTCAGGCAAACGCACCGTGCTCGGGCATCGCGTGACCGTCCACGAGGACTACCGCCTGAACATGGTGGACGCGATGAGCAGCCTCACGTCGAAGCTCTGA
- a CDS encoding YciI family protein, with translation MTQYAILIFEREAEGGQAAELPPEVVEAHGALPGRIREKGGKELGGIALEPSATATTIRGDLVTDGPFIETKEALAGVFVIEARDLDHAIELARMTPIVSGGVEVRPLVGLDFSGLTS, from the coding sequence ATGACCCAGTACGCGATCCTCATCTTCGAGCGCGAGGCCGAGGGCGGCCAGGCGGCGGAGTTGCCGCCGGAGGTCGTCGAGGCGCACGGCGCGCTGCCCGGCCGCATCCGCGAGAAGGGCGGCAAGGAGCTGGGCGGCATCGCGCTCGAGCCCAGCGCCACCGCCACGACCATCCGCGGCGACCTCGTCACCGACGGCCCGTTCATCGAGACCAAGGAGGCGCTGGCCGGTGTCTTCGTCATCGAGGCGCGCGACCTCGACCACGCCATCGAACTGGCCCGCATGACGCCGATCGTCAGCGGCGGCGTCGAGGTGCGGCCGCTGGTCGGGCTCGACTTCTCCGGGCTGACGTCCTGA
- a CDS encoding helix-turn-helix domain-containing protein yields MSQPGAPLAVIAASLQRERRRTGMSLGELARRAGIAKSTLSQLESGAGNPSVETLWALGVALDVPFAQLVEPPRPRVQVIRKGEGPGVASERADYVATVLSAGPPNARRDLYLVTAQPGEPRVSDPHMPGVVEHVVLSAGRALAGLTDDPVELAPGDYVSYPGDLPHVFRALEPGTFAVLVSEHH; encoded by the coding sequence ATGAGTCAGCCCGGCGCACCGCTCGCCGTCATCGCCGCATCCCTGCAACGGGAACGGCGCCGCACCGGCATGTCGCTGGGCGAGCTGGCCCGGCGCGCCGGCATCGCGAAATCGACGCTGTCGCAGCTCGAGTCCGGCGCCGGCAACCCCAGCGTCGAGACGCTGTGGGCGCTCGGCGTGGCACTGGACGTCCCGTTCGCCCAGCTGGTCGAGCCGCCGCGGCCGCGGGTGCAGGTCATCCGCAAGGGCGAGGGCCCGGGCGTCGCGTCCGAGCGGGCCGACTACGTCGCCACCGTCCTGTCGGCCGGCCCGCCGAACGCCCGCCGCGACCTCTACCTCGTCACCGCGCAGCCGGGCGAGCCGCGCGTGTCCGACCCGCACATGCCCGGCGTCGTCGAGCACGTCGTGCTGAGCGCCGGCCGGGCGCTGGCCGGGCTCACCGACGACCCGGTCGAGCTGGCCCCCGGCGACTACGTCAGCTACCCCGGCGACCTCCCGCACGTGTTCCGCGCGCTCGAGCCCGGCACCTTCGCCGTCCTCGTCTCCGAACACCACTGA
- a CDS encoding metallophosphoesterase family protein produces the protein MSDVRKRGPFGSRRAAGAAVGAALLGGGLIAVPAAVGADSEPPVKVPDAEVYEPSALPDRVILVPTATPATSQKVTWRSETGGEYAQAQILKAPIALGDVKPADGAVRTVMAGSTNPVNTSLGYASVYHEVEFTDLEPETRYTYRVGDGVNWSEWIDFTTAADGFEPFSFIYYGDMQNYIDSAGPRVFRQAFADRPEAKVIVNAGDLVNTANSELEWGQWHAADGFINSQINNISVTGNHEYSGGRLSTFWQPTFPYPANGPDFGDDATNAAMRNTVYSVDYQGVRFIGLNTNVQSQAPIMAAQTAWLEQQLAGNPNKWTVVTFHHPVYSVASGRNNPVVRNQWGPLFEQYGVDLVLQGHDHTYGRGSTTASRRSVTVHDSTVYATSVSGGKMYDAVDSNWVDNGADQMSVGQDMQLYQMIDVTADSITYEARYANGEHHDGVTIRKNDAGERTVQEIRTPENTVGEQVATDTTTVDFKGTVNVSAWGYDPGETVNVYVRNIERGQDVLVGEATADELGRVLELPVTFPSSAKKLSTQVVYLESVNQQITSPEITVNR, from the coding sequence GTGAGTGACGTGAGGAAGCGCGGGCCGTTCGGCTCGCGCCGTGCGGCAGGCGCCGCCGTCGGCGCCGCGCTGCTGGGTGGCGGCCTGATCGCCGTTCCGGCCGCAGTCGGTGCGGACAGCGAGCCCCCGGTCAAGGTGCCCGACGCCGAGGTGTACGAGCCGTCGGCGCTGCCGGACCGGGTCATCCTGGTCCCGACGGCGACCCCGGCCACCTCGCAGAAGGTGACCTGGCGCTCGGAAACGGGCGGCGAGTACGCGCAGGCGCAGATCCTGAAGGCGCCGATCGCCCTCGGCGACGTGAAGCCCGCGGACGGCGCCGTGCGCACCGTCATGGCCGGTTCGACCAACCCGGTCAACACCAGCCTGGGCTACGCCTCGGTCTACCACGAGGTGGAGTTCACCGACCTGGAGCCGGAGACCCGCTACACCTACCGGGTCGGCGACGGCGTCAACTGGAGCGAGTGGATCGACTTCACCACGGCCGCCGACGGGTTCGAGCCGTTCTCGTTCATCTACTACGGGGACATGCAGAACTACATCGACTCCGCCGGCCCGCGGGTGTTCCGGCAGGCCTTCGCCGACCGCCCGGAGGCGAAGGTCATCGTCAACGCCGGCGACCTCGTGAACACGGCCAACAGCGAGCTCGAGTGGGGCCAGTGGCACGCCGCCGACGGCTTCATCAACAGCCAGATCAACAACATCTCGGTCACCGGCAACCACGAGTACAGCGGCGGCCGGCTGTCGACGTTCTGGCAGCCGACGTTCCCGTACCCGGCGAACGGCCCGGACTTCGGTGACGACGCCACCAACGCCGCCATGCGCAACACCGTCTACTCGGTGGACTACCAGGGCGTCCGCTTCATCGGCCTGAACACCAACGTCCAGAGCCAGGCGCCGATCATGGCCGCGCAGACCGCGTGGCTGGAGCAGCAGCTGGCCGGCAACCCGAACAAGTGGACCGTCGTGACGTTCCACCACCCGGTCTACTCGGTCGCGTCCGGCCGCAACAACCCGGTCGTCCGCAACCAGTGGGGCCCGCTGTTCGAGCAGTACGGCGTGGACCTCGTCCTGCAGGGCCACGACCACACCTACGGCCGCGGCAGCACCACCGCCTCGCGCCGGTCGGTGACCGTCCATGACAGCACCGTCTACGCCACCTCCGTGTCGGGCGGCAAGATGTACGACGCCGTCGACAGCAACTGGGTCGACAACGGCGCCGACCAGATGTCCGTCGGCCAGGACATGCAGCTCTACCAGATGATCGACGTCACCGCCGACAGCATCACTTACGAGGCGCGCTACGCCAACGGCGAGCACCACGACGGCGTCACCATCCGCAAGAACGACGCCGGCGAGCGCACCGTCCAGGAGATCCGCACGCCGGAGAACACCGTCGGCGAGCAGGTCGCCACCGACACGACGACCGTCGACTTCAAGGGGACGGTCAACGTCTCGGCCTGGGGCTACGACCCGGGCGAGACGGTGAACGTCTACGTCCGCAACATCGAGCGCGGCCAGGACGTGCTGGTGGGCGAGGCGACGGCGGACGAGCTGGGTCGCGTCCTCGAGCTGCCGGTGACGTTCCCGTCGTCGGCGAAGAAGCTGAGCACGCAGGTCGTGTACCTGGAGAGCGTGAACCAGCAGATCACCAGCCCGGAGATCACCGTCAACCGGTGA
- a CDS encoding RNA polymerase sigma factor: protein MLAATVRVTRDLDAAEEAVQDAYVQALIRWGRDGVPARPGAWLTTVARRTALNNLRRQRTLRAKLPLLLMDVDDVPGVEAAALADDAVSIPDDRLRLIFTCCHPALSEEAQVALTLRLVCGVSTPDIAHAFLVAEPTMAARITRAKKKIAAARIPYAVPATRDLPSRVDAVLTVIHLLYATGHTAHSGADLVRDELTGRALDLARMLPSLLPSEPETDGLLALLLVHQARRATRTDADGRLLRLEEQDRSAWDRDLIAEADRLVVGALRAGPPGRFALQAAIAALHAQAPSYADTDWPQILTLYDELLRRWPSPVVALNRAVAVSMVDGPEAALAEVEALESGGRLAGYRYLPATKADLLTRLGRHAEAAAAYRAALALSDNAAEQEFLQDRLSRTPPP, encoded by the coding sequence GTGCTCGCCGCGACGGTGCGCGTCACGCGCGACCTCGACGCCGCCGAGGAGGCCGTCCAGGACGCCTACGTGCAGGCACTGATCCGGTGGGGCCGCGACGGCGTCCCGGCCCGGCCCGGCGCCTGGCTGACGACGGTCGCGCGGCGGACCGCGCTGAACAACCTGCGGCGGCAGCGGACGCTGCGGGCGAAGCTGCCGCTGCTGCTGATGGACGTCGACGACGTCCCGGGGGTCGAGGCCGCCGCGCTGGCCGACGACGCCGTGTCGATTCCGGACGACCGGCTGCGGCTGATCTTCACCTGCTGCCACCCGGCACTGTCGGAGGAGGCGCAGGTCGCGCTGACGCTGCGGCTGGTCTGCGGCGTCAGCACCCCCGACATCGCGCACGCCTTCCTCGTCGCCGAACCGACGATGGCCGCGCGCATCACCCGCGCGAAGAAGAAGATCGCCGCGGCCCGCATCCCGTACGCCGTCCCGGCCACGCGCGACCTGCCATCGCGCGTCGACGCCGTCCTGACGGTGATCCACCTGCTCTACGCCACCGGGCACACCGCGCACTCCGGCGCCGACCTCGTCCGCGACGAGCTGACCGGCCGGGCCCTCGACCTCGCCCGCATGCTGCCCTCGCTGCTGCCGTCCGAGCCGGAGACCGACGGGCTGCTGGCGCTGCTGCTCGTGCACCAGGCCCGCCGCGCCACCCGCACCGACGCCGACGGGCGGCTGCTGCGGCTCGAGGAGCAGGACCGGTCCGCGTGGGACCGCGACCTGATCGCCGAGGCCGACCGCCTCGTCGTCGGCGCCCTCCGGGCCGGCCCGCCGGGACGGTTCGCGCTGCAGGCGGCGATCGCGGCGCTGCACGCGCAGGCGCCCAGCTACGCCGACACCGACTGGCCGCAGATTCTCACCCTGTACGACGAGCTGCTGCGCCGCTGGCCCTCGCCCGTCGTCGCCCTCAACCGCGCCGTCGCGGTGTCGATGGTGGACGGTCCGGAGGCGGCGCTCGCCGAGGTGGAGGCGCTGGAGTCCGGCGGCCGACTGGCCGGGTACCGGTATCTGCCCGCCACCAAGGCCGACCTGCTGACCCGTCTGGGCCGGCACGCCGAGGCGGCTGCGGCCTACCGAGCGGCGCTGGCCCTCAGTGACAACGCCGCCGAGCAGGAGTTCCTGCAGGACCGGCTGAGCCGGACGCCGCCGCCCTGA
- a CDS encoding pentapeptide repeat-containing protein, whose protein sequence is MLELRADCARCAGLCCVGPALTRSADFAIDKPAGEPCPNLSDDFRCGIHTELRPRGFPGCTVYDCFGAGQQVVQVTFGGATWRSSAAARADQLAAFAVMRPLHELLWHLHAARGIAAAARLHPALDEQAARVERLTAAPAADLAAVDVAALRADADVLLREASRLARAGTPGRDLRGADLMGRKLRGADLTGADLRGAYLIGADLRGATLDRADVIGADLRAADLRGADLSGALFLTQPQASAAAGDGATRLPSGLDRPPHWTA, encoded by the coding sequence GTGCTCGAACTGCGCGCCGACTGCGCCCGCTGCGCCGGGCTGTGCTGCGTCGGTCCCGCGCTGACCCGCTCGGCCGACTTCGCCATCGACAAGCCGGCGGGGGAGCCGTGCCCCAACCTGAGCGACGACTTCCGCTGCGGCATCCACACCGAACTGCGGCCGCGCGGATTCCCCGGCTGCACGGTGTACGACTGCTTCGGCGCTGGTCAGCAGGTCGTGCAGGTGACGTTCGGCGGCGCGACGTGGCGGTCGTCGGCGGCGGCGCGGGCGGACCAGTTGGCCGCGTTCGCCGTCATGCGGCCGCTGCACGAGCTGCTCTGGCACCTCCACGCGGCCCGCGGCATCGCGGCGGCGGCGCGGCTGCACCCGGCGCTGGACGAGCAGGCGGCCCGGGTCGAACGGCTCACCGCCGCACCCGCCGCCGACCTCGCCGCGGTCGACGTCGCCGCCCTGCGCGCCGACGCGGACGTGCTCCTGCGCGAGGCGTCGCGGCTGGCCCGGGCCGGCACACCGGGCCGTGACCTGCGCGGCGCCGACCTCATGGGACGGAAGCTGCGCGGCGCGGACCTCACCGGCGCGGACCTGCGCGGCGCCTACCTCATCGGCGCCGACCTGCGCGGAGCGACGCTCGACCGGGCGGACGTGATCGGCGCCGACCTCCGCGCGGCCGACCTGCGCGGCGCCGATCTGTCGGGCGCGCTGTTCCTCACCCAGCCTCAGGCGTCCGCCGCCGCGGGCGACGGCGCGACCCGGCTGCCGTCCGGCCTGGACCGGCCGCCGCACTGGACGGCCTGA
- a CDS encoding Xaa-Pro dipeptidyl-peptidase, translating into MRRTRIRTGAALAAAGVCTAALLTAANGAAGAAPAPAPAPAPAEPTFVDGLAQPVFTGPFIQHELWVETEFDTDGDGELDRMHVDVTRPAETDGAGLEVPVVYESSPYYSGTASTNTKFFWNVNVELGAQPPLRTSPDALPDAARAPGGTSPRISSSLINTWVPRGFAVVHSESPGSGLSDGCPTVGGPNESLAPKAVVDWLNGRARGFTSADGDEEVTAYWSTGRVGMTGTSYNGTLPLAAATTGVEGLEVIIPVAPNTSYYHYYRSNGLVRSPGGWLGEDVDYLFDYINSGDLEKRQYCRDTVRSVMQAEHDRATGDYNDFWAGRDYLNQLDDVRAAVLMAHAFNDWNVVPEHSVRISEALEAKGVTVHEYFHQGGHGGNPPLDMMNRWFSQYLYGQDNAIEDDTNTAFIVRNELGGSTVTPYADYPNPAASTATLNLQAGGATAGGFTSLALADDATETLVDAGTNACNAGALATAPSNNRLLYVTPTLTENVHLSGTTEVTVRMAASKARANLTVALVKLPWTGDSACASSTQRSTTSVITRGWADPLNRDSLTEETPLTPGQFVDVTVPLQPDDQVIPAGSQIGLMIWSTDSEFTLRPQPGTELTVDLAGTTVELPVVGGPLALPICGDQDTRATVVIDGVDTGVANHALAGTCTVNDHVLDDQDWPNHGAFVRHTTELADQLVAAGLISGRERGALVRAAAQADV; encoded by the coding sequence ATGCGCCGAACCCGGATCAGAACCGGCGCGGCACTCGCCGCCGCCGGCGTCTGTACCGCCGCCCTGCTCACCGCCGCGAACGGCGCGGCCGGCGCCGCACCCGCGCCGGCCCCCGCCCCCGCGCCCGCCGAGCCGACGTTCGTCGACGGGCTGGCGCAGCCGGTGTTCACCGGACCGTTCATCCAGCACGAGCTGTGGGTCGAGACGGAGTTCGACACCGACGGCGACGGCGAGCTGGACCGCATGCACGTCGACGTCACCCGGCCGGCCGAGACCGACGGGGCCGGCCTCGAGGTGCCGGTCGTGTACGAGTCCAGCCCGTACTACTCGGGCACGGCGAGCACGAACACCAAGTTCTTCTGGAACGTCAACGTCGAGCTGGGCGCCCAGCCGCCGCTGCGCACGTCACCGGACGCCCTTCCGGACGCGGCCCGCGCGCCGGGCGGCACCAGCCCGCGCATCTCGTCCAGCCTGATCAACACCTGGGTGCCGCGCGGCTTCGCCGTCGTCCACTCCGAGTCGCCGGGCAGCGGCCTGTCCGACGGCTGCCCGACGGTCGGCGGGCCGAACGAGTCCCTGGCGCCGAAGGCGGTCGTCGACTGGCTCAACGGACGGGCCCGCGGCTTCACCAGCGCCGACGGTGACGAGGAGGTGACGGCGTACTGGTCGACCGGCCGGGTCGGCATGACCGGCACCTCGTACAACGGGACGCTGCCGCTGGCCGCCGCGACCACCGGCGTCGAGGGCCTCGAGGTGATCATCCCGGTCGCGCCGAACACGTCGTACTACCACTACTACCGGTCGAACGGGCTGGTGCGGAGCCCGGGCGGCTGGCTCGGCGAGGACGTCGACTACCTCTTCGACTACATCAACAGCGGCGACCTGGAGAAGCGGCAGTACTGCCGCGACACCGTCCGCAGCGTCATGCAGGCCGAGCACGACCGCGCCACCGGCGACTACAACGACTTCTGGGCCGGCCGCGACTACCTGAACCAGCTCGACGACGTGCGCGCGGCGGTGCTGATGGCGCACGCGTTCAACGACTGGAACGTCGTGCCCGAGCACAGCGTCCGCATCTCCGAGGCGCTGGAGGCGAAGGGCGTCACCGTCCACGAGTACTTCCACCAGGGCGGACACGGCGGCAACCCGCCGCTGGACATGATGAACCGCTGGTTCTCGCAGTACCTCTACGGCCAGGACAACGCCATCGAGGACGACACGAACACCGCGTTCATCGTCCGCAACGAGCTCGGCGGCAGCACCGTGACCCCGTACGCCGACTACCCGAACCCGGCGGCCTCCACCGCGACGCTGAACCTGCAGGCCGGCGGCGCGACGGCGGGCGGGTTCACCTCGCTGGCGCTGGCCGACGACGCCACCGAGACGCTGGTCGACGCCGGGACGAACGCCTGCAACGCGGGCGCGCTGGCCACGGCTCCGTCGAACAACCGGCTGCTCTACGTGACGCCGACGCTGACGGAGAACGTCCACCTGTCCGGCACGACGGAGGTGACGGTGCGCATGGCGGCCTCGAAGGCGCGGGCCAACCTGACCGTCGCGCTGGTGAAGCTGCCGTGGACCGGCGACTCCGCCTGCGCGTCGAGCACCCAGCGCTCCACCACGAGCGTCATCACCCGCGGCTGGGCCGACCCGCTGAACCGCGACTCGCTCACCGAGGAGACTCCGCTCACGCCCGGGCAGTTCGTCGACGTGACCGTGCCGCTGCAGCCGGACGACCAGGTGATCCCGGCCGGCTCGCAGATCGGGCTGATGATCTGGTCGACCGATTCGGAGTTCACGCTGCGCCCGCAGCCGGGCACCGAGCTGACCGTCGACCTCGCCGGCACGACGGTCGAGCTGCCGGTCGTCGGCGGCCCGCTGGCGCTGCCGATCTGCGGTGACCAGGACACCCGCGCGACCGTCGTCATCGACGGCGTCGACACCGGCGTCGCGAACCACGCGCTCGCCGGCACCTGCACCGTCAACGACCACGTCCTCGACGACCAGGACTGGCCGAACCACGGCGCGTTCGTCCGGCACACGACCGAGCTGGCCGACCAGCTGGTCGCGGCCGGCCTGATCAGCGGCCGGGAGCGGGGCGCGCTGGTCCGCGCGGCCGCCCAGGCCGACGTCTGA
- a CDS encoding Ku protein, with the protein MARSIWSGFLSFGLVSIPVRLYSATQEHEVDFHQFERGTADRIRYKRVNERTGDEVEYDDIVKGHDVGGGDYVIVEREELDEIAPGRSRSLDIDQFVELAEIDPIHFQKSYYLGPSDDETAGSYALLRTALDRTDRAAVGTFVMRGKEYLACVRVSGPVLVLETMFFADEIRDPVAELGDLPKAVSKGKQLDMAVDLVEAMTEDWKPERFHDTYTERVEELVDAKREGKEVVAERAPAATGATDLLTALQESVAAAKKKRPAKKSASKPTVAKKSASKPTAAKKAASKPTAAKKAAGKRAGTKKAAAKKTAGKRTAAKKRAA; encoded by the coding sequence ATGGCACGGTCGATCTGGAGTGGCTTCCTCAGCTTCGGGCTGGTCTCGATCCCGGTGCGCCTGTACTCCGCGACGCAGGAGCACGAGGTCGACTTCCACCAGTTCGAACGTGGCACGGCTGACCGCATCCGGTACAAGCGGGTCAACGAGCGCACCGGCGACGAGGTCGAGTACGACGACATCGTCAAGGGCCACGACGTCGGCGGCGGCGACTACGTCATCGTCGAGCGTGAGGAGCTGGACGAGATCGCGCCGGGGCGGTCGCGGTCGCTGGACATCGACCAGTTCGTCGAGCTGGCCGAGATCGACCCGATCCACTTCCAGAAGAGCTACTACCTCGGTCCCAGCGACGACGAGACCGCCGGGTCGTACGCGCTGCTGCGCACGGCGCTGGACCGCACCGATCGGGCCGCCGTGGGCACGTTCGTCATGCGCGGCAAGGAGTACCTCGCCTGCGTCCGCGTGTCGGGCCCGGTCCTGGTGCTCGAGACGATGTTCTTCGCCGACGAGATCCGCGACCCGGTGGCGGAGCTCGGCGACCTGCCGAAGGCGGTGTCGAAGGGCAAGCAGCTCGACATGGCCGTCGACCTCGTCGAGGCGATGACGGAGGACTGGAAGCCCGAGCGGTTCCACGACACGTACACCGAGCGGGTGGAGGAGTTGGTCGACGCCAAGCGCGAGGGCAAGGAGGTCGTCGCCGAGCGGGCGCCGGCCGCGACCGGTGCGACGGACCTGCTCACGGCGCTGCAGGAGAGCGTCGCCGCGGCCAAGAAGAAGCGGCCGGCGAAGAAGTCGGCGAGCAAGCCGACCGTGGCGAAGAAGTCGGCGAGCAAGCCGACCGCGGCGAAGAAGGCAGCGAGCAAGCCGACCGCGGCGAAGAAGGCAGCCGGCAAGCGGGCCGGGACGAAGAAGGCGGCGGCGAAGAAGACGGCGGGCAAGCGAACCGCGGCGAAGAAGCGCGCCGCTTGA